Proteins encoded in a region of the Haloarcula sp. CBA1129 genome:
- a CDS encoding DUF460 domain-containing protein — MNRTAALDAVVFGVDIQSGDVRGDAPSYALVVFDGESVERDVVSRRKLRRRIEQEEPAIVATDNMYELAADKDALIHVLGSLPDETKLVQVTGDERPEPLSRVAKRHGVPYGKDPMEEAEAAARLAAANVGQEVSAFTDTTEVKVSRGRSTGKGGWSEDRYTRRIHGAVRKRAREIESELDAAGLEYERDVTEKYGGFSNAVFQVSARPQDIPVSRARSGDTRVEIERERRDGIEFKPLAKRRDHVVVGVDPGTTTAVAIVSLDGTVLDVYSSRTDDAAATTEWIIERGRPVVVAADVTPMPETVEKLRRSFNAAGWEPDTDLPVDEKKHRTREETYDNDHERDAMAAALYAFDHHADQFERVAGKVPPQHDVGPVIDRVVAGEESVETVLRDLEDDDGEDEDTTAHQPRELTDDEKEIKRLNARIERLESHVDDLKETIQRKDDQLSEKDKQLEKARSEGRREVRKDREVTRLQRRNEALERKVEEEEEKREALADKLDRLKALWKLDHSNFADVSEKQEGLTPVKVVEQFTKDAIADADERFGLVEDDIVMFRDASGAGRSTAQQLADVDPKIVLRNGNLSDIADQVLFDNDIPVAPADMVTVQEVDELAVAREGEIEAALEDWEERAADRRKEQNAEMVDQIISEHRADRPTSEN, encoded by the coding sequence GTGAACCGCACGGCAGCGCTCGACGCGGTCGTCTTCGGGGTCGACATCCAGAGCGGCGACGTGCGCGGTGACGCGCCCTCGTACGCGCTGGTGGTCTTCGACGGGGAATCAGTCGAGCGAGACGTGGTCTCGCGACGGAAGCTCCGCCGGCGTATCGAACAGGAGGAGCCGGCCATCGTCGCGACGGACAACATGTACGAACTCGCTGCGGACAAGGACGCCCTGATTCACGTTCTCGGCTCGCTCCCCGACGAAACGAAACTGGTGCAGGTGACCGGCGACGAGCGGCCCGAACCGCTGTCGCGAGTCGCTAAGCGCCACGGCGTCCCCTACGGCAAGGACCCGATGGAGGAGGCCGAGGCTGCGGCCCGGCTGGCCGCCGCTAACGTCGGGCAGGAGGTGTCCGCGTTCACCGACACGACCGAGGTGAAAGTCTCCCGCGGCCGCTCGACGGGCAAGGGCGGCTGGTCAGAGGACCGCTACACCCGGCGTATCCACGGCGCGGTCAGGAAGCGAGCACGCGAAATCGAGTCCGAACTCGACGCCGCCGGACTGGAGTACGAGCGAGACGTGACCGAGAAGTACGGCGGCTTCTCCAACGCCGTGTTTCAGGTGTCGGCCCGGCCACAGGATATCCCCGTATCGAGAGCGCGTTCGGGCGACACACGGGTCGAGATCGAGCGCGAACGACGGGACGGTATCGAGTTCAAGCCGCTTGCGAAACGGCGCGACCACGTCGTCGTCGGCGTCGACCCCGGGACGACGACGGCCGTCGCCATCGTCTCCCTCGATGGCACCGTGTTAGACGTGTACTCTTCTCGCACTGACGACGCCGCCGCGACGACGGAGTGGATAATCGAGCGCGGGCGGCCGGTCGTCGTCGCCGCCGACGTGACGCCGATGCCGGAAACCGTCGAGAAACTCCGGCGCTCGTTCAATGCCGCAGGCTGGGAACCGGACACCGACCTCCCAGTGGACGAGAAGAAACACCGGACCCGCGAGGAGACCTACGACAACGACCACGAGCGTGATGCGATGGCCGCCGCCCTCTACGCCTTCGACCACCACGCCGACCAGTTCGAGCGCGTTGCGGGCAAGGTACCGCCACAGCACGACGTGGGGCCGGTCATCGACCGCGTCGTTGCCGGCGAGGAGAGTGTCGAGACGGTGCTGCGGGACCTCGAAGACGACGACGGCGAGGACGAGGACACCACGGCCCACCAGCCGCGGGAACTTACCGACGACGAGAAGGAAATAAAGCGGCTGAACGCCCGCATCGAACGGCTTGAGTCACACGTCGACGACCTCAAGGAGACGATACAGCGAAAGGACGACCAGCTCTCCGAGAAGGACAAACAGCTGGAGAAAGCCCGTAGCGAGGGGCGGCGTGAAGTCCGGAAGGACCGCGAGGTGACGCGGCTCCAGCGGCGCAACGAGGCGTTAGAGCGGAAAGTCGAGGAAGAGGAGGAGAAACGCGAGGCGCTGGCCGACAAGCTCGACCGGCTGAAGGCACTGTGGAAGCTCGACCACTCGAACTTCGCCGATGTCTCGGAGAAACAGGAAGGGCTGACACCAGTCAAAGTGGTCGAGCAGTTCACCAAGGACGCCATCGCCGACGCCGACGAGCGCTTCGGCCTCGTCGAGGACGATATCGTCATGTTCCGGGACGCCTCGGGCGCTGGCCGGTCGACCGCCCAGCAGTTAGCCGATGTCGACCCGAAAATCGTGCTCCGGAACGGGAACCTCTCCGATATCGCCGATCAGGTGCTGTTCGACAACGACATTCCCGTCGCGCCGGCCGACATGGTCACTGTTCAGGAGGTGGACGAACTGGCCGTCGCCCGCGAGGGCGAAATCGAGGCCGCACTCGAGGACTGGGAGGAGCGGGCC
- a CDS encoding sugar O-acetyltransferase → MASEKEKMLAGERYDASDPELVAGRERANELTREYNRTDPSEADTRRALIEDLFGSVGGDCHVEPPFRCDYGDNIHVGDGFYANFDCVVLDVCRVDIGDDCLLGPGVHIYTATHPLDPDERRSGAEYGKPVTVGDNVWIGGQAVINPGVTIGDDAIVGSGAVVTDDVPAGVVVQGNPASVVRDIED, encoded by the coding sequence ATGGCCTCTGAGAAAGAGAAAATGCTCGCGGGCGAGCGCTACGACGCGAGCGATCCGGAACTCGTCGCCGGCCGCGAGCGTGCGAACGAACTCACCCGAGAGTACAACCGCACCGACCCGTCGGAGGCTGACACCAGACGGGCGCTCATCGAGGACCTGTTCGGCTCGGTCGGTGGGGACTGCCACGTCGAACCCCCGTTTCGGTGTGACTACGGCGACAACATCCACGTCGGCGATGGGTTCTACGCGAACTTCGACTGCGTCGTGCTGGACGTCTGTCGGGTCGATATCGGCGACGACTGCCTGCTCGGGCCGGGCGTCCACATCTACACCGCAACGCACCCGCTCGATCCGGACGAACGACGCAGCGGCGCCGAGTACGGAAAGCCGGTGACTGTCGGTGATAACGTCTGGATCGGCGGGCAGGCAGTCATCAATCCGGGCGTTACCATCGGCGATGACGCCATCGTCGGGTCCGGCGCGGTCGTCACCGACGACGTTCCCGCCGGCGTCGTCGTTCAGGGCAACCCCGCATCGGTCGTGCGAGACATCGAGGACTGA
- a CDS encoding thioredoxin family protein yields MDTTTEHGVRTVETRSELDDVVATADRVLAMVRTTGCTICKSMEPILDIAAKATDATVVVFNPKRDLDAVAAFDVRSVPTFLLFADGELIDRRADGFVPAEELIEFIESGSESGV; encoded by the coding sequence ATGGACACGACAACGGAACACGGCGTTCGAACGGTCGAAACACGGAGCGAACTCGACGACGTGGTGGCGACGGCCGACCGCGTACTGGCGATGGTCCGGACGACCGGCTGCACCATCTGCAAGTCGATGGAGCCGATACTCGACATTGCCGCGAAGGCCACCGACGCTACGGTGGTCGTTTTCAATCCGAAACGCGACCTCGACGCCGTTGCGGCGTTCGATGTCCGGAGCGTCCCGACGTTCCTGCTGTTCGCCGACGGCGAGCTTATCGACCGCCGTGCCGACGGGTTCGTCCCGGCCGAGGAGCTTATCGAGTTCATCGAGAGCGGGTCGGAATCGGGTGTGTGA
- a CDS encoding HPP family protein: MRRHRVGTSLYAGVLFVVLGVLAWATGQPFIFPSLGPSAFILAFERESNRTQLTSVVVSHLIGGVAGLLAYTLLASGVSLVADPAAFSTAGLRLVASATLSIVATSWGMIATDTIHAPACATTLIVSLGLLSTPLQVTTIVLGVGVLVAFHALVLSVYHRAIGSSRPGVVDG; encoded by the coding sequence ATGCGACGGCATCGGGTCGGAACGAGTCTGTACGCCGGTGTGCTGTTTGTCGTCCTCGGCGTTCTCGCGTGGGCGACTGGCCAGCCGTTCATCTTCCCGAGTCTCGGTCCCTCGGCGTTCATCCTCGCGTTCGAGCGGGAGAGCAACCGGACACAGCTGACCAGCGTCGTCGTGAGCCATCTCATCGGCGGCGTCGCAGGGCTGCTCGCGTACACCTTGCTCGCAAGCGGCGTCTCCCTCGTTGCGGACCCGGCCGCGTTCTCGACGGCCGGCCTCCGCCTCGTCGCGAGTGCGACGCTCTCAATTGTCGCCACGAGCTGGGGGATGATCGCCACCGACACGATTCATGCCCCGGCCTGTGCCACGACACTCATCGTTTCGCTGGGGCTGCTCTCGACGCCGCTGCAGGTCACAACCATTGTCCTCGGCGTGGGTGTCCTCGTTGCGTTCCACGCACTTGTGCTCTCTGTGTATCACCGAGCTATCGGTTCGTCCCGGCCGGGAGTCGTCGATGGCTAA
- a CDS encoding universal stress protein, which translates to MYDTILLPTDGSDGIGAAARHAGAIAGRFDATVHVLSVVDSRNRFESPSSGLSADAWVEAERERAGAAIETTVAELPDDVSVETTQREGVPKTEIVDAVTEIPADLVVMGTHGRTGLDHYLIGSVAETVVRESPVPVLTVQLPDE; encoded by the coding sequence ATGTACGACACCATTCTCCTCCCAACCGACGGCAGCGACGGTATCGGCGCGGCCGCAAGACACGCCGGAGCGATTGCAGGGCGGTTCGACGCGACAGTCCACGTACTCTCAGTCGTCGACAGCCGCAACCGGTTCGAGAGCCCGTCTAGCGGCCTCTCGGCCGACGCGTGGGTCGAGGCAGAGCGCGAGCGTGCTGGGGCGGCCATTGAAACGACTGTCGCCGAGCTACCCGACGACGTCTCGGTCGAAACCACGCAGCGAGAGGGCGTCCCGAAGACCGAAATCGTCGACGCGGTCACGGAGATTCCAGCGGACCTCGTCGTGATGGGGACCCACGGCCGGACCGGACTGGACCACTATCTCATCGGGAGCGTCGCGGAAACAGTCGTTCGCGAATCGCCGGTGCCGGTGCTGACCGTCCAACTACCGGACGAGTGA